Genomic window (Cellulosilyticum lentocellum DSM 5427):
AAAAACAATACACAATTGTAATCGTAACGCATAATATGCAACAGGCAGCAAGAATTTCTGACCGTACAGCCTTCTTTTTACTAGGGGAATTAATTGAGGTGGATGATACACACAAAATCTTTAATATGCCAGCTCATAAAAAGACAGAAGACTATATTACGGGTAGATTTGGCTAAGCCACTAATAAAAAACAGAGAGCAATCAGTAAAGGAGAAGGAAAATGCCATCTAGAATAGTATATGAAGAGCAGTTACAAGGATTAAACAAACGTATTATTGAAATGGGCCATGCTGCAGAAGAAATGATTAGTGATACACTTAATTCTTTGATTCATGGTGACCATACATTAGCACAAAAAGTAATTGATAGTGATGACAAGGTAGATTTAATACAACTTGAGATAGAAAAAGAATGTGCCATACTTATTGCCCATCAACAACCTATTGCAAGAGATCTTCGTTTTATCTTATCAGTGGTTAAGATTGTAACGGATATAGAAAGAATAGCAGATCAATGCTGTGATATTTGTAAATATAGCATTAAGCTTAAAGAGGATAAATGGAGTGAGGAAGTTAACTACCAACGCCATATTGAAAAAATGGCTGTTGCTGCTAAAGAGATGTTAACAGGAGCCTTAAATACTTTTGCAACTAAAAACATAGAGGATATCAAAGATATTTGTAAAGCAGATGATAAGATTGATGAAGCTTTCTGGAAGGTTTGGAAAGAAATAAGGGATGAAATGGTAGCTGATAAGGAGTTTATTAGAAGTGGACTTCATTACATTATGATTATTAAGTATTTAGAAAGAATAGCAGATCATATTACCAATATAGCAGAGTGGATTTATTACAGCTTAACAGGTGAATATGTTATTCATGCTTCTATTAATGAAATAGAAAAATAAAGATAAGAGGCTGACGTGAAACATGATATCAAATATAAGATGGTGTATCTAGTAATTGAATGGCTAGAGCACATCTTGTGTTGAAGCATTATTTCATGTCAGCCTCTTACTATTTATTGAGTTTGTGTAGAGGGTTAAATAGGCAAGAATACAATATACAATAGAGTACAAATTTGATTATTTTGGAAAAATGTTTTATAATAATGTAAAGTAGATTCTACAAAGTATAAATGCTACTGCAATCATCTAATGCATATTAAATGAAGAAGTAGTTGAATGGAGGAATGGCCATGAGCAAAAAAGTGATTATTACCATTGATAGACAATATGGAAGTGGCGGTAGGGCAATCGGTGAAAAGTTGGCTAAAGATTTAGGCATTCCCTTTTATAACAAAGAAGTTACAGAAATGGCCGCAAAGCAAAGTGGTATGAGTAAGGAAGTGTTTGACAAAGTAGATGAAACAGCAGCAAGTAGCTTGTTATATTCTGTGGTAACAGGAGCTTATATGTTTGGCAATCACGTACCACCTACCCTAGATCTCCCTATTAATGATAAGTTATTTATAGCACAAACTGAAGTCATCAAATCTCTTGCCAATGAAGGGTCTTGTGTTATTGTAGGAAGATGTGCAGATTACATTTTAAGAG
Coding sequences:
- the phoU gene encoding phosphate signaling complex protein PhoU, translating into MPSRIVYEEQLQGLNKRIIEMGHAAEEMISDTLNSLIHGDHTLAQKVIDSDDKVDLIQLEIEKECAILIAHQQPIARDLRFILSVVKIVTDIERIADQCCDICKYSIKLKEDKWSEEVNYQRHIEKMAVAAKEMLTGALNTFATKNIEDIKDICKADDKIDEAFWKVWKEIRDEMVADKEFIRSGLHYIMIIKYLERIADHITNIAEWIYYSLTGEYVIHASINEIEK
- a CDS encoding cytidylate kinase-like family protein — encoded protein: MSKKVIITIDRQYGSGGRAIGEKLAKDLGIPFYNKEVTEMAAKQSGMSKEVFDKVDETAASSLLYSVVTGAYMFGNHVPPTLDLPINDKLFIAQTEVIKSLANEGSCVIVGRCADYILRDDESVVNIFIHADLPVRLERAIKEYQLPPEKAEAQLNKIDKTRANYYHYYSGEKWGNSFNYKLCIDSGMLGIEGSVAVIKAFIEQRNTK